In Achromobacter pestifer, the DNA window TATCGAACAGGCTGGCCTGGCCCAGGCTGTGGCTGATGCTGTGCGTCTTCGCGTCAATGAATGAACCTCCCATCCCCGCGATCAACTCGCTGGAGGAATAATTCCGATGCCCCGCGGCCAGCTTCAGTTGCCAGTCGTTGTCGAAGGTATGCGTGACGTCGGCGAAGTAGCGGGTGGTCTCGTGATTGCGCCAAGTCCACTTGTCGGCGGGATTGGTCGAGCGCGAGAAGCTCGCCTGCCGGCCGTCCGAGTAAAACGCGGGCAGATGGATGTTGGAAGAGGCGTCGTTCTTGTTCTTTTGGTACTCGATACCCAGCGTTGCGGTCGTGCGCGCGGTGATGTCGGCTTCGACAATGCCGTAGAGCACGTCTTCGCGGGTCTTTGTGTAGTCGATGAAGCTGGCGCTGTCGTCCACCGCGGCGATCATCCGGCCGCGGATTCTGCCGTTCTCGGCCAGCGAGCCGCCCAAGTCCAGTTCGCCCCGGTACTGGTCCCAGGATCCGGCGCCGGCGGTGACGCTGCCCTGGAACTCGCGGGTGGGCCGCTTGCGGATCAGGTTGATGACGCCCGAGGGATAGCCGGCGCCATTGACCAGGCCCGTGGCGCCCTTGAGGATCTCGACGCGGTCGTATATGACCGAGCTGCTGATGCTGTAGTTGTCGCGCACGTTGCCGCCGTCGCTGGACAGGCTGGGCAGGCCGTCGAACTGGAAATTCTGCAGCTGGAAGCCGCGGGAATAGAAGGCGTAGCCTTCGGAGTTGCTGCGGCTGACGACGACGCCAGGCGCTTGTTCCAGCGCGCCGGCAACGGTGACGATGCCCTGGTCTTCCATCTGCTGGCGCGTGATGACCGTCACGGACTGCGGTGTTTCGCGCAATGACAGGCGCATGCGCGTGGCGGAGTTGGACTCCGGCACGGTGTAGGAGCCCGTGCCTTCGCTGGGCGCGATGATGCTGCTGGCGGTGACCATGACCGGTTCCAGCGATGTCACGGCGCCGGCCGAGGGCTGCAGGCGCACGCTCAATACCCCCGCGGGGGTGACGACGAGTTCCAGGCCCGTGCCCGCCAGGGCTTGCCGCGCCGCGGCTTCGGCGCTCAGCGCGCCGCGCACCGGCGCGGCTTGCCTGCCTGCGACGAGTTCGGCATTGGCCGAGATGGTGCGGCCGCTATGCAGCGAAATCCGGCTCAGCGTGTCGGCCAAGGGGGCTGCGGGCAGGTCGTAGGACTGTGCGGCCTGGTGCGTGGGGGCGGTGTCCTGTGCAAGCGCGGACGGCGTCAGCGCGCAGGCGCTGAGGGCGCCGGCGACAAGCGCCGCGCTGCGGCTCAAGGGGAAATTCATGATTCAAGATGTCCGGCAAAAATGGGGGATTTCGGTTGCGTCACAGGTAATGACGGATGCCCGACCTCAATCC includes these proteins:
- a CDS encoding TonB-dependent siderophore receptor; its protein translation is MNFPLSRSAALVAGALSACALTPSALAQDTAPTHQAAQSYDLPAAPLADTLSRISLHSGRTISANAELVAGRQAAPVRGALSAEAAARQALAGTGLELVVTPAGVLSVRLQPSAGAVTSLEPVMVTASSIIAPSEGTGSYTVPESNSATRMRLSLRETPQSVTVITRQQMEDQGIVTVAGALEQAPGVVVSRSNSEGYAFYSRGFQLQNFQFDGLPSLSSDGGNVRDNYSISSSVIYDRVEILKGATGLVNGAGYPSGVINLIRKRPTREFQGSVTAGAGSWDQYRGELDLGGSLAENGRIRGRMIAAVDDSASFIDYTKTREDVLYGIVEADITARTTATLGIEYQKNKNDASSNIHLPAFYSDGRQASFSRSTNPADKWTWRNHETTRYFADVTHTFDNDWQLKLAAGHRNYSSSELIAGMGGSFIDAKTHSISHSLGQASLFDTDSRENSVDVQASGMYSLLGRRHDLVFGYNAARTHSTSRRDDGLSDTIVKDAFNWNNNSFKPTVYKRLLDHDIEVSQKILYGATVLHPTDRFALILGGRLTDYRWEQNSVFSSGFRGNYGTEVKNKFIPYAGVTFDVDAHHTVYASYTDVFKPQAFNFDASNRQLDPMTGKSVEVGAKGEYLDGRLNASVALFQLKQDNVAELDPSGAMTPTGGTAYIAVPGVTTKGIELEVSGELLPGWQLHAGYTYSRSRDRAGERVSTTQPEQLFKLATTYRLPGDWHRLTVGGNMHWQGGTYFSQSVNGANRRFTQDSYGVFGLMAAYDFNKDLRVTVNLNNVLDKTYYSGIGNYNSVYYGAPRNVLAQLRYKF